One Pseudanabaena sp. BC1403 DNA window includes the following coding sequences:
- a CDS encoding DUF433 domain-containing protein yields the protein MKQEELLNRISINPNICFGKPCIRGHRIWVSLILDFLASGTSIPELLEEYPQLQPEDIYACIAYGEASITAGEYHGKSLDHLAWAHPHLSTN from the coding sequence ATGAAACAAGAAGAACTTCTAAACCGAATCTCGATTAACCCTAATATCTGTTTTGGAAAACCCTGTATTCGCGGACATCGCATCTGGGTATCCCTAATTCTCGACTTTCTCGCCAGTGGTACTAGCATCCCTGAACTACTAGAAGAATATCCCCAACTGCAACCAGAAGACATTTATGCTTGCATTGCCTATGGAGAAGCGAGCATTACAGCGGGAGAATATCACGGGAAATCTTTGGATCATTTAGCGTGGGCTCATCCGCATTTATCAACCAACTAA